A single region of the Streptomyces sp. NBC_01262 genome encodes:
- a CDS encoding molybdopterin molybdotransferase MoeA encodes MSGSTPWPDARRIAGRAGTPLARVNVPLGEALGHALAEPLTALTDLPSFDTSAMDGWAVAGPGPWRLSGQLLAGQRPGEPLPDGHATGIATGAALPPGATAVLRREHGRTGPDGMLHAVQGPPEPWQDIRPRGQECRGGDELLATGALVTPAVLGLAAAAGYDVLAVTVRPRVDLLVLGDELLDRGPPYGGRVRDALGPLLPAWLRGLGAEAVSVQRLVDDADALYEAVTGSTAELIVTTGGTAGGPVDFVHPVLDRIGAKLLVDGVAVRPGHPMLLAELPTGGHLVGLPGNPLAAVSGVLTLAAPLLRTLTGRPGPTPYAARLTAAVPGHPADTRLVPVIFDEESKVVPLHFHGPAMLRGIAAADGMAVIPPGGRAEGARTAVLRMEWGAGS; translated from the coding sequence GTGAGCGGTTCCACGCCGTGGCCCGACGCGCGGCGGATCGCCGGCCGGGCCGGGACGCCGCTGGCCAGGGTGAACGTGCCGCTGGGCGAGGCGCTCGGGCACGCGCTGGCGGAGCCGCTGACGGCGCTGACCGACCTGCCGTCGTTCGACACCTCGGCCATGGACGGGTGGGCGGTTGCGGGCCCTGGCCCCTGGCGGCTGTCGGGTCAGTTGCTGGCGGGGCAGCGCCCCGGGGAGCCGCTGCCGGACGGGCACGCCACGGGTATCGCCACCGGGGCCGCGCTGCCGCCCGGGGCGACCGCCGTACTGCGGCGCGAGCACGGCCGCACGGGCCCCGACGGGATGCTGCACGCGGTCCAGGGCCCGCCCGAGCCCTGGCAGGACATACGCCCGCGCGGCCAGGAGTGCCGCGGCGGCGACGAACTGCTGGCCACCGGCGCGCTCGTCACCCCGGCCGTGCTCGGGCTCGCGGCGGCGGCGGGCTACGACGTGCTGGCGGTGACGGTCCGGCCCCGGGTCGACCTGCTCGTACTGGGCGACGAACTGCTGGACCGGGGCCCGCCGTACGGCGGGCGGGTGCGGGACGCGCTGGGGCCGCTGCTGCCCGCCTGGCTGCGGGGGCTGGGAGCGGAGGCGGTGAGCGTACAGCGGCTCGTCGATGACGCGGACGCGCTGTACGAGGCCGTCACCGGCTCCACCGCCGAGCTGATCGTGACCACGGGCGGCACGGCCGGCGGCCCGGTCGACTTCGTGCACCCCGTCCTGGACCGGATCGGCGCCAAGCTGCTGGTCGACGGCGTCGCGGTGCGCCCCGGGCATCCGATGCTGCTCGCCGAACTGCCCACCGGGGGCCACCTCGTGGGTCTGCCCGGCAATCCGCTCGCCGCCGTCTCCGGCGTACTGACTCTGGCCGCGCCGCTGCTGCGCACGCTGACCGGGCGGCCCGGCCCGACTCCGTACGCGGCCCGGCTGACCGCCGCCGTGCCGGGGCATCCGGCCGACACCCGGCTGGTCCCGGTGATCTTCGACGAGGAGTCCAAGGTGGTCCCGTTGCACTTCCACGGGCCCGCGATGCTGCGCGGCATCGCCGCCGCCGACGGCATGGCCGTCATCCCGCCGGGCGGCAGGGCCGAGGGCGCTCGGACCGCGGTGCTCCGCATGGAATGGGGGGCCGGGAGTTGA
- a CDS encoding NTP transferase domain-containing protein, with product MTQHATYDAVILAGGAAKRLGGADKPGLAVAGRAMVERVLEACAGAGRTVVVGPRRGTGQAVVWAREEPPGGGPLAALSAGVREVTAETVVVFAADLPFVTREVVRGLLAELDPAAEGVVLTDPGGRDQPLAAAYRTEALRRELALIAAEHGGVAGLPLRLLTAELVLRRLPDPTGTASFDCDTWEDLSTARARIREHGHVLDEWIAAAKADLGIDLDVDVAVLLDLARDAAHGVARPAAPLTTFLVGYAAAQAGGGPEAVAEAARKATALAERWVAEAGGTAEAEKGEEGK from the coding sequence ATGACACAGCACGCAACTTACGACGCCGTGATCCTTGCCGGTGGTGCCGCGAAGCGTCTCGGAGGGGCGGACAAGCCAGGGCTGGCCGTGGCGGGGCGGGCGATGGTGGAGCGCGTGCTGGAGGCGTGTGCGGGGGCCGGGCGGACGGTGGTGGTGGGGCCGCGCCGGGGGACGGGGCAGGCGGTGGTGTGGGCCAGGGAGGAGCCGCCGGGGGGCGGGCCGCTGGCGGCGCTGTCGGCGGGGGTGCGGGAGGTGACGGCGGAGACGGTGGTGGTGTTCGCGGCGGATCTGCCGTTTGTGACCCGGGAGGTGGTGCGGGGGCTGCTGGCGGAGCTGGACCCGGCGGCCGAGGGCGTGGTGCTGACCGACCCCGGTGGGCGGGACCAGCCGTTGGCGGCGGCGTACCGGACGGAGGCGCTGCGGCGCGAGCTCGCGCTGATCGCGGCCGAGCACGGCGGCGTGGCGGGGCTGCCGCTGCGGCTGCTGACGGCTGAGCTGGTGCTTCGTCGGCTGCCGGACCCGACGGGGACGGCGTCCTTCGACTGCGACACCTGGGAGGACCTGTCCACCGCACGGGCCCGGATCAGGGAGCATGGGCACGTGTTGGATGAATGGATCGCCGCAGCCAAGGCCGACCTCGGGATCGATCTCGACGTCGATGTCGCCGTATTGCTCGACCTGGCCAGGGACGCCGCGCACGGAGTCGCCCGCCCGGCGGCCCCGCTGACCACGTTCCTGGTCGGTTACGCGGCCGCACAGGCGGGCGGCGGCCCGGAGGCGGTGGCGGAGGCGGCCCGCAAGGCCACGGCTCTCGCCGAGCGCTGGGTCGCGGAAGCCGGTGGCACCGCGGAGGCCGAAAAGGGCGAAGAGGGCAAGTGA
- a CDS encoding dihydrolipoamide acetyltransferase family protein yields the protein MAVVREFVLPDLGEGLTEAEIVRWLVRVGEVVAVDQPVVEVETAKAVVEVPCPYGGVVTARFGEEGEELGVGRPLLTVAVGASEDSPSDSRAGSGSGNVLVGYGTGAPAARRRRVRAPAMGGAVAVDEGPVAVISPLVRRVAREHGVDLRSLTGSGPDGLILRADVERAIAAPVVVAEPVPVPAPDGSRIPLRGVRGAVADKLSRSRREIPDATCWVDADATELLAARAAMNAGATAKVSVLALLARICTAALARHPELNSTVDTERNEIVRLPGVHLGFAAQTERGLVVPVVRDAQARTVEGLAEEMARLTEAARAGKLTPGELTGGTFTLNNYGVFGVDGSTPIINHPEAAMLGVGRIAPKPWVWEGELAVRQVVQLSLTFDHRVCDGGTAGGFLRFVADCVERPAVLLRSV from the coding sequence ATGGCCGTCGTGCGGGAGTTCGTCCTTCCCGACCTGGGCGAGGGGCTTACGGAAGCCGAGATCGTGCGGTGGCTGGTGCGGGTCGGCGAGGTCGTCGCCGTCGACCAGCCGGTTGTCGAGGTCGAGACGGCGAAGGCGGTGGTGGAGGTGCCGTGCCCCTACGGGGGTGTCGTCACGGCCCGGTTCGGGGAGGAGGGCGAGGAGCTGGGCGTCGGGCGTCCGCTGCTGACCGTCGCGGTCGGGGCGAGCGAGGATTCACCGTCCGATTCCCGTGCTGGTTCCGGTTCCGGCAATGTCCTGGTCGGCTACGGCACGGGTGCGCCTGCCGCGCGGCGGCGCCGGGTGCGGGCGCCCGCGATGGGCGGTGCCGTCGCGGTGGACGAAGGGCCGGTGGCCGTCATCTCGCCCCTCGTACGGCGGGTCGCGCGGGAACATGGCGTCGACCTGCGGTCACTGACGGGGTCCGGGCCGGACGGGCTGATTCTGCGGGCGGACGTCGAACGGGCGATCGCGGCGCCGGTCGTCGTCGCCGAGCCGGTCCCGGTCCCGGCTCCCGACGGTTCCCGGATTCCCCTGCGCGGGGTGCGGGGAGCCGTCGCGGACAAGCTCAGCCGCAGCCGGCGGGAAATCCCCGACGCCACGTGCTGGGTGGACGCGGACGCGACCGAGCTGCTGGCGGCGCGGGCGGCGATGAACGCGGGGGCCACGGCCAAGGTCTCAGTACTGGCGCTGCTCGCCCGGATCTGCACGGCGGCGCTGGCCCGCCATCCCGAGCTCAACTCGACGGTCGACACCGAGCGGAACGAGATCGTACGGCTGCCCGGGGTGCATCTCGGCTTCGCCGCGCAGACCGAGCGCGGCCTGGTCGTGCCGGTGGTGCGGGACGCGCAGGCGCGCACGGTCGAAGGGCTGGCGGAGGAGATGGCGCGGCTCACGGAGGCCGCGCGGGCCGGGAAGCTGACGCCGGGTGAGCTGACCGGCGGGACGTTCACCCTGAACAACTACGGCGTCTTCGGGGTGGACGGCTCCACGCCGATCATCAACCACCCGGAGGCGGCGATGCTAGGAGTCGGCCGAATAGCGCCCAAGCCGTGGGTGTGGGAGGGCGAGCTGGCGGTCCGGCAGGTCGTGCAGCTGTCGCTGACCTTCGACCACCGGGTGTGCGACGGGGGCACGGCGGGCGGGTTCCTGCGGTTCGTGGCGGACTGCGTGGAGCGGCCGGCGGTGCTTCTGCGCAGCGTCTAG
- a CDS encoding alpha-ketoacid dehydrogenase subunit beta, which translates to MSTHTGTAVAAERRTERKPATMAYALNRALRDALADDPCVHLLGEDIGTLGGVFRITDGLAKEFGDSRCTDTPLAEAGILGTAVGMAMYGLRPVVEMQFDAFAYPAFEQLISHVSRMRNRTRGVLPLPITIRVPYGGGIGGVEHHSDSSEAYYLHTPGLHVVTPATVADAYGLLRAAIASDDPVVFLEPKRLYWSKDDWSADEPAVVPGPGRAMVRRAGRSATLITYGPSLPVCLEAAEAAGEEGWDLEVLDLRTLVPFDDETVAASVRRTGRAVVVHESAGFGGAGAEIAARVTERCFHWLEAPVLRVTGFDIPYPPPMLERHHLPSVDRILDAVGRLQWEGGA; encoded by the coding sequence ATGAGCACGCACACGGGCACGGCCGTCGCGGCGGAGCGAAGGACGGAGAGAAAGCCCGCCACCATGGCGTACGCGCTCAACCGCGCGCTGCGCGACGCCCTTGCCGACGACCCCTGCGTGCACCTGCTGGGCGAGGACATCGGCACGCTGGGCGGGGTCTTCCGCATCACGGACGGGCTGGCCAAGGAGTTCGGCGACAGCCGCTGCACGGACACACCGCTGGCCGAGGCGGGCATTTTGGGCACGGCCGTAGGAATGGCGATGTACGGGCTCCGGCCGGTCGTCGAGATGCAGTTCGACGCCTTCGCGTACCCGGCCTTCGAGCAGCTGATCAGCCATGTCTCCCGGATGCGCAACCGCACGCGCGGTGTGCTGCCGCTGCCGATCACCATCCGGGTGCCGTACGGCGGCGGCATCGGCGGCGTCGAGCACCACAGCGATTCGTCGGAGGCGTACTACCTGCACACACCCGGGCTGCACGTCGTCACTCCGGCGACGGTGGCGGACGCGTACGGGCTGCTGCGCGCGGCCATCGCCTCGGACGACCCGGTGGTCTTCCTGGAGCCGAAGCGGCTGTACTGGTCCAAGGACGACTGGTCCGCCGACGAACCGGCCGTTGTTCCGGGGCCGGGGCGCGCGATGGTGCGGCGCGCGGGGCGCTCCGCGACGCTCATCACCTACGGGCCCTCGCTGCCGGTGTGCCTGGAAGCGGCCGAGGCGGCGGGCGAGGAGGGCTGGGACCTGGAGGTCCTCGACCTGCGGACCCTGGTCCCGTTCGACGACGAGACGGTGGCCGCGTCGGTGCGGCGGACCGGGCGGGCCGTCGTCGTCCACGAGTCGGCGGGCTTCGGCGGGGCCGGCGCGGAGATCGCGGCGCGGGTGACGGAGCGGTGCTTCCACTGGCTGGAGGCACCGGTGCTCCGGGTCACCGGCTTCGACATCCCGTATCCGCCGCCCATGCTGGAGCGGCACCATCTGCCGAGCGTCGACCGGATCCTCGACGCGGTCGGCCGGCTCCAGTGGGAAGGCGGTGCGTGA